A genomic region of Bosea sp. 124 contains the following coding sequences:
- a CDS encoding amidohydrolase has translation MDRDLHETLTAWRRHLHAHPELGRHETVTSIFVQDKLTELGVPFTAGVGGHGVVATLKRGGSERSVGLRADMDALPIAEASDLPYKSGTPNVMHACGHDGHTTALLGAAALLSRDEGWSGTVQFVFQPAEEGAGGAQAMLADGVLDRFPMERIFALHNWPGLEAGTIAVHRGPVMSEPGRFKITLTGTAGHAALPETTRDPIVAMAHLIVALQTIVSRNVDPMESAVVSIGQVHGGLASNQIPTNVFIEGTFRTFVPAVRERLLARLGTIARNIAATFEMTAEVETMHGVATVNTAPEEELAAAAGKAAGLSVRRDLKASTTGEDFAYFLERLPGCYIWIGNGPVKDGGELHNDRYDFNDAILPAASGWLTSVAKTSLRANAPAE, from the coding sequence TTGGATCGCGACCTGCACGAAACCCTGACCGCCTGGCGCCGGCATCTGCATGCCCATCCGGAACTTGGCCGTCACGAGACGGTGACGAGTATCTTCGTGCAGGACAAGCTGACCGAACTCGGGGTTCCCTTCACCGCGGGCGTTGGTGGCCATGGCGTGGTGGCGACGCTAAAGCGCGGGGGCTCGGAGCGCTCGGTCGGCCTGCGCGCCGATATGGACGCGCTGCCAATCGCGGAGGCCAGCGACCTGCCCTACAAATCGGGCACGCCGAACGTGATGCATGCCTGTGGCCATGACGGGCACACGACTGCGCTGCTGGGGGCTGCGGCGCTGCTTTCCCGCGACGAGGGCTGGAGCGGCACGGTCCAGTTCGTCTTCCAGCCGGCGGAAGAGGGGGCTGGCGGTGCGCAGGCGATGCTTGCCGACGGGGTGCTCGACCGCTTCCCGATGGAGCGCATCTTCGCCCTGCACAACTGGCCGGGGCTGGAAGCCGGCACGATCGCGGTGCATCGCGGCCCGGTGATGTCCGAGCCCGGCCGCTTCAAGATCACGCTCACCGGCACGGCCGGCCATGCGGCCCTGCCGGAGACGACGCGCGATCCGATCGTCGCCATGGCGCATCTCATCGTCGCGCTGCAGACGATCGTCTCCCGCAATGTCGATCCGATGGAATCAGCGGTGGTCTCGATCGGCCAGGTGCATGGTGGGCTCGCCTCGAACCAGATTCCGACCAACGTCTTCATCGAGGGCACGTTCCGCACCTTCGTGCCGGCGGTGCGCGAGCGGCTGCTGGCGCGGCTCGGGACCATCGCCCGCAACATCGCCGCGACCTTCGAGATGACGGCAGAGGTCGAGACGATGCACGGCGTCGCCACCGTCAACACCGCGCCGGAGGAGGAACTGGCCGCCGCCGCTGGCAAGGCGGCCGGGCTGAGCGTCCGGCGCGACCTGAAGGCGAGCACGACCGGAGAGGATTTCGCCTATTTTCTCGAGCGCCTTCCGGGTTGCTACATCTGGATCGGCAACGGGCCGGTCAAGGATGGCGGCGAGCTCCACAATGACCGCTACGATTTCAACGATGCGATCCTGCCGGCTGCGTCGGGATGGCTCACCTCCGTCGCCAAGACCTCGCTTAGGGCGAATGCCCCGGCAGAGTGA
- a CDS encoding transporter substrate-binding domain-containing protein has protein sequence MKRFAVLALACCLGLCLVPGAALAQSRVTVPNFWDPRIRLDRPEPGPPRVVRFLTDDDYPPLHFAGPDGILTGFSVELARAACEKLGWTCTVQARRFDTLLDSLAEGRGDVLAAAVNLSPQIRERFAASHLYFRSTARLATTRGNAQAELDTRSLQGKRVAVVGGSAHQAFLERLLPFVQRRETGTLAGAVTALRSGDAEFVFADGVALALLLAGSAGGELAFTGGPFLESRYFGEGVGFLVRKEEIPLKRALDYALQSLWDDGTYARLYLRFFPVSPF, from the coding sequence ATGAAGCGGTTCGCCGTCCTCGCCCTCGCTTGCTGTCTTGGCCTGTGCCTGGTCCCCGGCGCCGCGCTGGCGCAATCGCGCGTCACCGTGCCGAATTTCTGGGACCCGCGCATCCGGCTCGACCGGCCGGAGCCCGGCCCGCCGCGCGTCGTCCGCTTCCTGACCGACGACGATTACCCGCCGCTGCATTTTGCCGGCCCCGACGGCATCCTCACCGGCTTCTCGGTCGAGCTGGCCCGCGCCGCCTGCGAGAAGCTCGGCTGGACCTGCACGGTGCAGGCCCGCCGCTTCGACACGCTGCTGGATTCGCTCGCCGAGGGCCGTGGCGACGTGCTGGCCGCGGCGGTGAACCTCTCCCCGCAAATCCGCGAGCGCTTTGCCGCGAGCCATCTCTATTTCCGCAGCACGGCGCGGCTCGCGACCACGCGCGGCAATGCCCAGGCCGAACTCGACACCCGCAGCCTGCAGGGCAAGCGCGTCGCCGTCGTCGGCGGCTCGGCGCATCAGGCCTTCCTCGAACGGCTGCTGCCCTTCGTCCAGCGCCGCGAGACCGGCACGCTCGCCGGCGCGGTCACGGCCCTGCGCAGCGGCGATGCCGAGTTCGTCTTTGCCGACGGCGTCGCGCTCGCGCTGCTGCTGGCCGGTTCGGCTGGCGGCGAGCTCGCCTTCACCGGCGGCCCTTTCCTCGAAAGCCGCTATTTCGGCGAGGGCGTCGGCTTCCTCGTCCGCAAGGAGGAAATTCCGCTCAAGCGCGCCCTCGACTACGCGCTGCAATCGCTCTGGGATGACGGAACCTATGCCAGGCTCTATCTACGCTTCTTCCCGGTGAGCCCGTTCTGA
- a CDS encoding mannitol dehydrogenase family protein produces the protein MTRLTTRTLSSLPAAVRRPAYDRATLAPGIVHLGLGAFARAHLCEYTEDALELDFGAWGVTGASLQRPDQRDRLKPQDGLYTLLKRAPAGPELRIIGCVGEVLVAPENPAALIARLAAPETRIVSLTVTEKGYCHDPATGRLKADHPDIVHDLANPLAPRSAVGIIVAGLKARRTAGLGPFTALSCDNLPHNGGVLRGLVRDFAALSDDALSQWIDANGAFPATMVDRIVPATTEADIAEVSRLIGVEDAAPVIGEPFRQWAIQDVFAAGRPAWDRVGAQMVTEVAPFEFMKLRMLNGAHSSLAYLGYLAGHETVAEASGNAVLARFLQGLWAEIIPTVPAPQGVVLADYAEALLTRFRNPAIRHRTWQIAMDGSQKLPQRLLGTIRERLKAGAPIDHLALGVAAWMRYVSGTDETGAAIDLRDPLAAEFATRAKAAGRNAAALSQALLGIEAIFGSDLPREERFTRPVERHLAALFEKGAKATAASLN, from the coding sequence TTGACGAGACTGACGACGAGGACGCTGTCCTCCCTGCCCGCGGCGGTTCGCCGCCCCGCCTATGACCGCGCGACACTGGCGCCGGGCATCGTCCATCTGGGCTTGGGCGCCTTCGCCCGCGCCCATCTCTGCGAGTACACCGAGGATGCGCTGGAGCTGGACTTCGGCGCCTGGGGCGTCACCGGCGCAAGCCTGCAGCGCCCCGACCAGCGCGACCGGCTGAAGCCGCAGGACGGACTCTACACCCTGCTGAAGCGCGCGCCGGCCGGCCCGGAACTGCGCATCATCGGCTGCGTCGGTGAGGTCCTCGTGGCGCCGGAAAATCCGGCCGCACTGATCGCGCGCCTGGCCGCTCCGGAAACGCGCATCGTGTCGCTGACCGTGACGGAGAAGGGCTACTGCCACGACCCCGCCACCGGCCGGCTGAAGGCCGACCATCCCGACATCGTCCACGACCTCGCCAACCCGCTGGCGCCGCGCTCGGCCGTCGGCATCATCGTCGCCGGGTTGAAGGCACGTCGCACGGCGGGGCTTGGGCCGTTCACGGCGCTGAGCTGCGACAACCTCCCCCATAATGGCGGCGTGCTGCGCGGCCTCGTCCGCGATTTCGCGGCGCTGAGCGATGACGCGCTCAGCCAGTGGATCGACGCCAACGGCGCCTTCCCCGCAACGATGGTCGACCGCATCGTGCCGGCGACGACCGAGGCCGACATCGCCGAAGTCTCCCGGCTCATCGGCGTCGAGGACGCCGCCCCCGTCATCGGCGAGCCCTTCCGGCAATGGGCGATCCAGGACGTCTTCGCGGCGGGCCGCCCGGCCTGGGATCGCGTCGGCGCGCAGATGGTCACCGAGGTCGCGCCTTTCGAGTTCATGAAGCTGCGGATGCTCAACGGCGCCCATTCCAGCCTCGCCTATCTCGGTTATCTCGCCGGCCACGAAACCGTTGCCGAGGCCAGCGGCAATGCCGTCCTCGCCCGCTTCCTCCAAGGGCTCTGGGCCGAGATCATCCCGACCGTTCCGGCTCCGCAGGGCGTCGTGCTGGCGGACTATGCCGAGGCGCTGCTGACCCGCTTCCGCAACCCCGCCATCCGCCATCGCACCTGGCAGATCGCCATGGATGGCTCACAAAAGCTGCCGCAGCGCCTGCTCGGCACCATTCGCGAGCGGCTCAAGGCCGGCGCTCCAATCGACCATCTCGCGCTCGGCGTCGCTGCCTGGATGCGCTATGTCAGCGGGACCGACGAGACCGGCGCGGCGATCGATCTCCGCGATCCGCTGGCAGCGGAGTTCGCGACGAGGGCGAAGGCTGCCGGCCGCAACGCTGCGGCCCTGAGCCAAGCCCTGCTCGGCATCGAGGCGATCTTCGGCAGCGACCTGCCCCGCGAGGAACGCTTCACCAGGCCGGTCGAGCGGCATCTGGCGGCGCTGTTCGAGAAGGGTGCCAAGGCGACCGCGGCTTCGCTGAATTAG
- a CDS encoding TRAP transporter large permease — MAITILFTSFALLLLMGVPVAFCLGLSSMATVLYIGIPPVVVFQQMSTGMNAFAMLAIPFFIYSGDLMIRGGIADRLIQFAASLVGHLRGGLGQVNVITCTLFGGISGSAVADASAVGGIMIPQMVKRGYAADYAVNVTANAAIIALLIPPSHNMIIYSLAAGGTISIADLFTAGVVPGLMLCLALMIAAWAVAVRRGYPADVFPGFLAVARFFVAALPGILLIGIIFGGVRSGVFTATESSCVAVIYALLVTIFVYRGLDLKGFTHATLGAVRTTAMVLLVIGAASSFGWLMAFLEVPKATIELMQSISSNPLMILLLINVILLVLGTFMDMAPMIIICTPIFLPVVKAIGVDPVHFGVILILNAGIGLNTPPVGSVQFVACAIGKVSISESMRTIWPFYGASVAVLLLVTYVPAFSLWLPGAFR, encoded by the coding sequence ATGGCCATCACGATCCTCTTCACCTCCTTCGCCCTGCTCCTGCTGATGGGCGTGCCGGTCGCGTTCTGCCTCGGCCTCTCCTCGATGGCGACCGTGCTCTATATCGGCATTCCGCCGGTCGTCGTCTTCCAGCAGATGTCGACCGGCATGAACGCTTTCGCCATGCTGGCGATCCCGTTCTTCATCTATTCGGGCGACCTGATGATCCGCGGCGGCATCGCCGACCGCCTCATCCAGTTCGCCGCCTCGCTCGTCGGGCATCTGCGCGGCGGCCTGGGACAGGTCAACGTCATCACCTGCACGCTCTTCGGCGGCATCTCCGGCTCGGCCGTGGCGGACGCATCGGCCGTCGGCGGCATCATGATCCCGCAGATGGTCAAGCGCGGCTATGCCGCCGATTACGCCGTCAACGTCACCGCCAATGCCGCGATCATCGCGCTGCTGATCCCGCCTTCGCACAACATGATCATCTACTCGCTGGCGGCGGGCGGCACGATCTCGATCGCCGACCTCTTCACCGCCGGCGTCGTGCCCGGCCTGATGCTGTGCCTGGCGCTGATGATCGCCGCCTGGGCCGTCGCAGTCCGGCGCGGCTATCCGGCGGACGTGTTCCCCGGCTTCCTCGCCGTCGCGCGCTTCTTCGTCGCGGCGCTGCCCGGCATCCTGCTGATCGGCATCATATTCGGCGGCGTCCGCTCGGGCGTCTTCACCGCGACTGAATCCTCTTGCGTCGCCGTGATCTACGCGTTGCTGGTCACGATCTTCGTCTATCGCGGGCTCGACCTGAAGGGCTTCACCCATGCCACGCTCGGCGCCGTCCGCACCACCGCGATGGTGCTGCTCGTCATTGGCGCGGCGAGCTCCTTCGGTTGGCTGATGGCCTTCCTCGAGGTCCCCAAGGCGACGATCGAACTGATGCAGTCGATCTCGAGCAATCCGCTGATGATCCTGCTGCTCATCAACGTCATCCTGCTGGTACTCGGCACCTTCATGGACATGGCGCCGATGATCATCATCTGCACACCGATCTTCCTGCCCGTGGTCAAGGCCATAGGCGTCGATCCCGTGCATTTCGGCGTGATCCTGATCCTCAACGCCGGCATCGGCCTGAACACGCCGCCGGTCGGCTCGGTCCAGTTCGTCGCCTGCGCCATCGGCAAGGTCTCGATCAGCGAGAGCATGCGGACGATCTGGCCGTTCTACGGCGCCAGCGTTGCGGTCCTGCTGCTCGTCACCTACGTTCCCGCCTTCTCCCTCTGGCTACCGGGCGCATTCCGTTGA
- a CDS encoding TRAP transporter small permease, whose protein sequence is MTGFARMLTRINARLSLIALLAAGLGLIAMTAIVAWTVFGRYILNATPTWGEPVSLFLMLWFILLGGSVGVRELDHMGFDVGLHYTRGRWKAALIIANEALVTLFAFAMVWYGTELAAKVWSDRLPMIGISKGWDYVPIIAGGSLIALFSIEKLLLFFTGEELAPMPLNANGLGGEA, encoded by the coding sequence ATGACCGGTTTTGCCCGGATGCTCACGCGCATCAATGCGCGCCTCAGCCTGATCGCCCTGCTGGCGGCCGGGCTGGGCCTGATCGCGATGACGGCGATCGTCGCCTGGACGGTCTTCGGACGCTACATCCTGAACGCCACCCCGACCTGGGGCGAGCCGGTCTCACTGTTCCTCATGCTCTGGTTCATCCTGCTCGGCGGTTCTGTCGGCGTCCGCGAGCTCGACCATATGGGCTTCGATGTCGGGCTGCACTACACGCGCGGTCGATGGAAAGCCGCGCTCATCATCGCCAACGAGGCGCTGGTCACGCTCTTCGCCTTCGCGATGGTCTGGTACGGCACCGAGCTCGCAGCCAAGGTCTGGAGCGACCGGCTGCCGATGATCGGCATCTCCAAGGGCTGGGACTATGTCCCGATCATCGCGGGCGGCAGCCTGATCGCGTTGTTCTCGATCGAGAAGCTGCTGCTGTTCTTCACGGGCGAGGAGCTCGCGCCCATGCCACTAAACGCCAACGGCCTCGGCGGGGAGGCCTGA
- a CDS encoding cupin domain-containing protein, with protein sequence MTDHLDTFFQHEADIAWEPTEPGVKRKIMAYGRDLMVVRVVFEAGAIGKPHQHPHRQASYVESGVFDVTIDGRTERLVTGDTFFVPADLVHGVTAVEAGQLIDSFTPMRSEFL encoded by the coding sequence ATGACCGATCATCTCGATACCTTCTTCCAGCACGAGGCCGACATCGCCTGGGAGCCCACCGAGCCCGGCGTCAAGCGCAAGATCATGGCCTATGGCCGTGACCTGATGGTCGTGCGCGTGGTCTTCGAGGCAGGCGCCATCGGCAAGCCGCACCAGCATCCGCACCGCCAGGCGTCCTATGTCGAGAGTGGCGTCTTCGACGTCACGATCGATGGCAGGACCGAGCGGCTCGTCACCGGCGACACCTTCTTCGTGCCCGCCGACCTCGTCCACGGCGTCACCGCGGTCGAGGCGGGGCAGCTTATCGATTCCTTCACGCCGATGCGCAGCGAATTTCTCTAG
- the kduI gene encoding 5-dehydro-4-deoxy-D-glucuronate isomerase translates to MIDERQAAHPRDVKGYDTETLREDFLIERVFVPGEISLTYSHYDRMIVGGATPTATPLALAPFAPTGTPFFLARRELGVINIGGAGSVTVDGKVFDLPSLDALYVGLGAKEVFFASADAANPAKFYLTSAPAHREAPHQLIRQSDANTLHLGSAETSNKRTIRQYVMPNTTGTNQLVMGMTALEPGSVWNSMPCHTHTRRMEAYLYFNLDPAHRVFHFMGEPTQTRHLLVANEQAVIAPNWSIHCGCGTSNYAFVWAMAGDNVEFTDMDAAPVDTLR, encoded by the coding sequence ATGATCGACGAACGCCAAGCCGCCCATCCGCGCGACGTGAAGGGCTACGACACGGAAACGCTGCGCGAGGATTTCCTGATCGAGCGCGTCTTCGTGCCGGGCGAGATCTCGCTGACCTACAGCCATTACGACCGCATGATCGTCGGCGGCGCGACGCCGACGGCCACGCCGCTGGCGCTCGCCCCCTTCGCGCCCACCGGCACGCCGTTTTTCCTGGCGCGCCGCGAACTCGGCGTCATCAATATCGGCGGAGCCGGCAGCGTCACCGTCGACGGCAAGGTCTTCGATCTGCCGAGCCTGGACGCGCTTTATGTCGGGCTCGGCGCGAAGGAGGTCTTCTTCGCCAGCGCGGATGCCGCCAATCCGGCGAAATTCTACCTGACCAGCGCCCCGGCCCATCGCGAGGCGCCGCACCAGCTCATCCGCCAGTCGGACGCCAATACGCTGCATCTCGGCTCCGCCGAGACCTCGAACAAGCGCACCATCCGGCAATATGTCATGCCGAACACGACCGGCACCAACCAGCTCGTCATGGGCATGACGGCGTTGGAGCCGGGCTCGGTCTGGAACTCGATGCCCTGCCACACCCATACGCGGCGGATGGAGGCCTATCTCTACTTCAACCTCGATCCGGCCCACCGCGTCTTCCACTTCATGGGCGAGCCCACCCAGACCCGCCACCTCCTCGTCGCCAACGAGCAGGCCGTGATCGCGCCGAACTGGTCGATCCATTGCGGCTGCGGCACCTCGAACTATGCCTTCGTCTGGGCCATGGCCGGCGACAATGTCGAGTTCACCGACATGGACGCCGCCCCCGTGGATACGCTGCGCTGA
- the uxaC gene encoding glucuronate isomerase, whose translation MTLLHDDRLFPADPVTRGIARRLYATIRDLPIISPHGHTDPRWFAEDQPFPDPATLLVKPDHYIFRMLYSQGVRLEQLGIPRKDGGAIETDPRAVWRLFAKHWYLFRGTPTRLWFEHALSSVFGINERLSPENADRIYDRIAEKLDEPELRPRALFERFRIEAISTTEGALDDLKWHDMIKASGWGGKVVTAYRPDSVVDPEFEGFAANIEQFGALTGEDVASWSGYLAAHRQRRDYFRQRGATSSDHGHATARTANLSKADAKALFAKVVAGPVSADEADLFRGQMLTEMAKMSLDDGLVLQIHPGSSRNHNASLFEHFGRDMGADIPRQTDYVTALKPLLDAVGNEPNLTVIAFTLDETSYSRELAPLAGHYPALKLGPGWWFLDAPEAMLRFRELTTETAGFYNTVGFNDDTRAYLSIPARHDVARRCDCTYLAKLVAEHRLDEDEAAEVAHDLAYRLAKEAYRL comes from the coding sequence ATGACGCTGCTTCACGATGATCGACTCTTCCCCGCCGACCCCGTGACGCGCGGTATTGCCCGCCGGCTCTACGCCACGATTCGCGACCTGCCGATCATCTCGCCGCATGGCCACACCGATCCGCGCTGGTTTGCCGAGGACCAGCCCTTTCCCGATCCCGCGACGCTGCTGGTCAAGCCCGATCATTACATTTTCCGCATGCTCTATTCGCAGGGCGTGCGGCTCGAACAGCTCGGCATCCCCCGCAAGGACGGCGGGGCGATCGAGACCGATCCGCGCGCCGTCTGGCGCCTCTTCGCCAAGCATTGGTATCTGTTTCGGGGCACGCCGACCCGGCTCTGGTTCGAGCACGCGCTCTCGTCGGTCTTCGGCATCAACGAGCGGCTCTCGCCCGAGAATGCCGACAGGATCTACGACCGCATCGCCGAGAAGCTGGACGAGCCGGAGCTGCGCCCGCGCGCCCTGTTCGAGCGCTTCAGGATCGAGGCGATCTCGACCACCGAAGGCGCGCTCGACGACCTGAAATGGCACGACATGATCAAGGCGTCGGGTTGGGGCGGCAAGGTCGTCACCGCCTATCGTCCCGACAGCGTTGTCGACCCTGAATTCGAGGGCTTCGCCGCCAATATCGAGCAGTTCGGCGCGCTGACGGGTGAGGATGTCGCGAGCTGGAGCGGCTATCTCGCCGCCCACCGCCAGCGCCGCGACTATTTCCGCCAGCGCGGCGCTACCTCCTCCGACCATGGCCACGCCACTGCCCGCACAGCGAACCTCTCGAAGGCGGATGCGAAGGCGCTGTTCGCCAAGGTCGTCGCCGGCCCGGTCTCGGCCGACGAGGCCGATCTCTTCCGCGGCCAGATGCTGACCGAGATGGCGAAGATGAGCCTGGATGACGGGCTCGTCCTGCAGATTCATCCCGGCTCCTCGCGCAACCACAACGCCTCACTGTTCGAGCATTTCGGACGCGACATGGGCGCCGACATCCCGCGCCAGACGGATTATGTCACCGCGCTCAAGCCGCTGCTCGATGCGGTCGGCAACGAGCCGAACCTGACCGTCATCGCCTTCACCCTCGACGAGACCAGCTATTCGCGCGAGCTCGCTCCGCTCGCCGGCCACTACCCGGCGCTGAAGCTCGGACCGGGCTGGTGGTTCCTCGACGCGCCGGAAGCCATGCTGCGCTTCCGCGAACTGACAACCGAGACCGCCGGCTTCTACAACACCGTCGGCTTCAACGACGACACCCGCGCCTATCTGTCGATCCCCGCGCGCCATGACGTCGCCCGCCGCTGCGACTGCACCTACCTGGCCAAACTCGTCGCCGAGCACCGGCTTGACGAGGACGAGGCCGCGGAGGTTGCCCACGACCTCGCCTATCGACTGGCCAAGGAGGCCTATCGCCTGTGA
- a CDS encoding GntR family transcriptional regulator — MSQITIPPAADEDSPRRERRRQPLASVPSGRSTAASVVQDELRRAILAMEIVPGAALVEKELTGRFGTSRTPVREALIRLKEEGLVEIFPQAGTFVARIPTEAIPEAVFIRQALECATVELVARIGTEQAIAKLDATIARQHEALEAGDQEGFHLADEAFHETLATLAGYPGIWKIAHAAKSQIDRCRRMTLPVPGRMAMVIREHLSIVDAIRRHDGPGAESAMRMHLGTLLPDLLRLQEQNPDYFV, encoded by the coding sequence ATGTCGCAGATCACGATCCCACCGGCGGCCGACGAGGACAGCCCCAGACGCGAGCGCCGTCGCCAGCCGCTGGCCAGCGTGCCGTCCGGCCGCTCGACTGCCGCCTCGGTGGTGCAGGACGAGCTTCGCCGCGCGATCCTGGCGATGGAGATCGTGCCCGGCGCGGCGTTGGTCGAGAAGGAGTTGACCGGCCGCTTCGGCACCAGCCGAACGCCGGTGCGCGAGGCCCTGATCCGGCTGAAGGAGGAAGGTCTCGTCGAGATCTTCCCGCAAGCCGGGACCTTCGTGGCGCGGATTCCGACCGAGGCGATCCCCGAGGCCGTCTTCATCCGGCAGGCGCTGGAATGCGCGACCGTCGAGCTCGTGGCGCGGATCGGCACGGAGCAGGCCATCGCGAAGCTGGATGCGACGATCGCGCGCCAGCACGAGGCGCTGGAGGCCGGCGATCAGGAGGGGTTTCACCTTGCCGACGAGGCCTTCCACGAAACGCTGGCGACGCTCGCCGGCTATCCCGGCATCTGGAAGATCGCGCATGCCGCCAAGAGCCAGATCGATCGCTGCCGGCGCATGACCCTGCCGGTGCCCGGGCGCATGGCGATGGTGATCCGCGAGCATCTGTCGATCGTCGACGCGATCCGCCGGCATGACGGGCCGGGAGCGGAGAGTGCGATGCGCATGCATCTCGGCACGCTGCTGCCCGACCTGCTGCGGCTGCAGGAGCAAAATCCCGACTACTTCGTCTGA